The proteins below are encoded in one region of Bacillota bacterium:
- a CDS encoding thiolase family protein: MVEAVIVAAARTPVGNFGGAFRDMSATQLGVVVAKALAERARLDPALLDEVICGVGGMLPKESNVARQISLFAGFPLEVPAFTVQRNCAAGLQSLVCASQLIRLGEAEVVMALGAENMSQAPYQVYGARWGLRLRHGVFSDALWEGLTDGFSGLLMGETAENLVDQFGFTRRQLDEVALASHQKAFRAQRMGKFKDEIVPVPVPSRRPGDQPEVVVQDEGPQAGLSLERLALAPAVFRKGGTVTPGNSCPMNDAAAGVLVMSESKAAELGLEPLAWVTSWGFAGVDPKVMGIGPVPATRKALARAGLELGDVGLIEINEAFAAQYLACRELLGFSEEITNVNGGGLALGHPIGATGLRLINTLAHEMRRRDVRYGLATMCVGGGQGGAVILERR, translated from the coding sequence ATGGTAGAAGCGGTAATAGTTGCTGCAGCGCGCACCCCGGTGGGTAACTTCGGGGGAGCATTCCGGGACATGTCGGCCACCCAGCTGGGCGTGGTGGTGGCCAAGGCTCTGGCGGAGAGGGCCCGGCTCGATCCCGCCCTGCTGGACGAGGTGATATGCGGTGTGGGTGGTATGTTGCCCAAGGAGTCCAACGTGGCGCGGCAGATCTCCCTGTTTGCCGGGTTTCCCCTCGAGGTCCCCGCCTTCACTGTGCAGCGCAACTGTGCGGCCGGCCTGCAATCGCTGGTGTGCGCCAGCCAGTTGATCAGGCTGGGGGAAGCCGAAGTGGTGATGGCCCTGGGGGCGGAGAACATGAGCCAGGCTCCTTACCAGGTATACGGGGCACGCTGGGGGTTGCGCCTGCGCCACGGCGTGTTCTCCGATGCCCTGTGGGAGGGCCTCACAGACGGGTTCTCGGGGCTGCTCATGGGGGAGACGGCGGAGAACCTGGTGGACCAGTTCGGCTTCACCCGGCGGCAACTGGACGAGGTGGCCCTGGCCAGCCACCAGAAGGCCTTCCGGGCGCAGCGCATGGGTAAATTCAAGGACGAGATCGTGCCCGTGCCGGTGCCTTCCCGGCGGCCCGGTGACCAGCCCGAGGTCGTGGTGCAGGACGAGGGCCCGCAGGCAGGCCTGTCCCTCGAGCGGCTGGCGCTGGCCCCGGCGGTGTTCCGGAAGGGTGGCACGGTGACGCCGGGGAACTCCTGTCCCATGAATGACGCCGCCGCCGGTGTGCTGGTAATGTCGGAGAGCAAAGCCGCCGAGCTGGGCCTGGAGCCACTGGCCTGGGTGACGTCCTGGGGATTCGCCGGGGTGGACCCCAAGGTCATGGGGATCGGGCCGGTCCCGGCCACCAGGAAGGCCCTGGCCCGGGCCGGGCTGGAACTGGGTGACGTGGGCCTCATCGAGATCAACGAGGCTTTCGCGGCCCAGTACCTGGCCTGCCGGGAACTGCTCGGGTTCTCCGAGGAAATCACCAACGTGAACGGTGGCGGCCTGGCCCTCGGACACCCCATCGGGGCCACCGGGCTGCGCCTCATCAACACCCTGGCCCACGAGATGCGGCGGAGGGACGTGCGGTACGGCCTGGCCACCATGTGCGTGGGCGGGGGGCAGGGTGGCGCCGTGATCCTGGAGCGTCGTTAG
- a CDS encoding thiolase family protein: MTPVVIVSAVRTAVGRFGGALREVPPEKLGARVMVEALARAGVEGRELGDVIMGCVLQTNEAPNLARVAALWAGIPVEVPAYTVHRQCGSGLQAVISGAQAIICGEARVVLAGGAESMSGAPYYANEMRWGARLGHITMYDPFVRNAESCSPTELFGYVNMGLTAENLAEKYAISREEQDAFALASHRKAVRGLTEGRFREQVVAVPVPQPKGKEPLPFDRDESPRPDTSMEALARLAPAFKKEGTVTAGNSCPMNDGAAAVVLIPADLAESRGLEPLGRVVSWAVAGVDPRYMGIGPVPATRLALERAHLGLDQIDLIELNEAFAAQSLAVLKELGLEGDPRVNPNGGAIALGHPVGATGTILLVKLLYEMRARGARRGLVTLCIGGGMGIALVVEAV, from the coding sequence GTGACCCCGGTGGTCATCGTGTCTGCGGTGAGGACCGCGGTGGGCAGGTTCGGCGGGGCGCTGCGGGAGGTCCCGCCCGAGAAACTGGGTGCCCGGGTGATGGTGGAGGCGCTCGCGCGCGCGGGCGTGGAGGGGCGCGAGCTGGGCGACGTCATCATGGGATGCGTGCTCCAGACCAACGAGGCCCCCAACCTGGCCCGGGTGGCGGCGCTCTGGGCCGGCATCCCCGTGGAAGTGCCCGCCTACACCGTCCACCGCCAGTGCGGGTCGGGGCTGCAGGCGGTGATCTCAGGGGCCCAGGCCATCATCTGCGGTGAGGCGCGGGTGGTGCTGGCGGGCGGGGCGGAGAGCATGTCGGGCGCTCCTTACTACGCCAACGAGATGAGGTGGGGGGCCCGGCTGGGGCACATCACCATGTACGACCCCTTCGTGCGCAACGCGGAGAGTTGCTCGCCCACCGAACTGTTCGGCTACGTCAACATGGGGCTCACGGCGGAAAACCTGGCCGAAAAGTACGCCATCTCGCGGGAAGAGCAGGATGCCTTTGCCCTGGCCAGTCACCGTAAGGCCGTGCGGGGCCTCACCGAGGGTCGGTTCCGCGAGCAGGTGGTGGCCGTCCCCGTTCCCCAGCCCAAGGGCAAGGAGCCCCTCCCCTTCGACCGGGATGAGTCTCCGCGCCCCGACACCAGTATGGAGGCCCTGGCCCGCCTGGCCCCCGCCTTCAAGAAGGAGGGCACCGTGACGGCGGGCAACTCCTGCCCCATGAACGACGGGGCGGCGGCGGTGGTGCTCATCCCCGCCGACCTGGCGGAGTCCCGCGGCCTGGAGCCCCTGGGACGGGTGGTTTCGTGGGCGGTGGCGGGGGTCGACCCGCGTTACATGGGGATTGGTCCGGTACCGGCCACGCGCCTGGCCCTGGAACGGGCACACCTGGGTCTCGATCAGATCGACCTCATCGAGCTCAACGAGGCCTTTGCTGCTCAGTCCCTGGCCGTGCTAAAGGAACTGGGCCTTGAGGGAGATCCGCGCGTCAACCCCAACGGAGGGGCCATCGCCCTGGGACATCCCGTGGGTGCCACCGGAACTATCCTCTTGGTGAAGCTGCTCTACGAGATGCGGGCCCGGGGTGCGCGGCGCGGGCTGGTCACCCTGTGCATCGGCGGGGGCATGGGCATCGCCCTGGTGGTGGAAGCCGTTTAG
- a CDS encoding 3-hydroxyacyl-CoA dehydrogenase family protein, which yields MDEKQAQLLVDRFQLAGFVEACRLLEEGIASARDIDLAMRAGAGYPKGPLAWADNVGLDVILARLEELYPRYGEAFAIPERLRTMVARSELGKKTQKGFFEYAGAEE from the coding sequence GTGGACGAAAAGCAGGCCCAGTTGCTCGTGGACCGTTTCCAGCTGGCCGGTTTCGTGGAAGCCTGCCGGCTGCTGGAAGAGGGGATCGCCAGCGCCCGGGACATCGACCTGGCCATGCGGGCCGGGGCCGGATATCCCAAGGGTCCCCTCGCCTGGGCGGACAACGTGGGGCTCGATGTGATACTGGCTAGGCTGGAGGAACTGTACCCGCGTTACGGGGAGGCCTTCGCCATACCGGAGAGGCTGCGCACCATGGTGGCGCGCAGTGAACTGGGCAAGAAGACCCAGAAGGGCTTCTTCGAATACGCAGGTGCCGAGGAGTAG
- a CDS encoding oligosaccharide flippase family protein → MDEHREGTGALFAAHTSARVVDFLYRILIVRAAGAAAVGALGVIGSLYGLLVTVASAGIPAAVTNLTAEKTARGDRAGLERTLSLSFLITGGLGVLLGAGLMATSRPAARLLFHDPSLHLPILALAPAVAIVPVSGVYRAYLQGRYFTYPTARARLVEALAQTAFGLSALTLAGPLPLAAATTILACAITGGEAAGLLSVYASFQRVHAQPSPVRREGVARRAGARAPLRKEQLPGSNAHAARLRDDLGTMARFAWASTSVRLVAMASGAISAAMIPALLRAAGHAPDRALALYGQFGGMAAQIAFFPATLVWAFTFNLTPGLSACRSRGDTRSAPRLVEDSLYQAWMLALPAAACTFLLAEPLCRFAFGTGEPALLLIILSAVAPLVTVDQVMTASLHGWSEPGLAFRNFAVGEVINLGLTYLLVPRLGLPGAAVAIGAGTLIEALWDWQTVARLLGRPPSLRRPAARAGLPAALSGLAAYLAHRAAVPTLGNAAATLLALATATLVVVALVRLARDTRRRP, encoded by the coding sequence GTGGACGAGCACCGCGAGGGCACCGGCGCCCTGTTTGCCGCGCACACGAGCGCCCGGGTGGTGGACTTTCTCTACCGGATCCTCATCGTGCGGGCGGCCGGCGCGGCGGCCGTGGGGGCGCTGGGCGTGATCGGCTCGCTGTACGGCCTGCTGGTGACGGTGGCCAGTGCCGGCATCCCGGCGGCCGTTACCAACCTGACGGCCGAAAAGACGGCCCGGGGCGACCGGGCCGGCCTGGAGCGCACCCTCTCCCTGTCCTTCCTGATCACGGGGGGGTTGGGGGTGCTGCTGGGCGCCGGGCTGATGGCCACCAGCCGGCCGGCTGCCCGCCTGCTCTTCCACGACCCCTCCCTCCACCTGCCCATCCTGGCTCTGGCGCCGGCGGTGGCCATCGTGCCGGTCTCCGGTGTCTACCGGGCCTACCTCCAGGGCCGTTACTTCACCTACCCGACCGCCCGCGCCCGTCTGGTGGAAGCCCTGGCGCAGACGGCGTTCGGGCTCTCCGCCCTGACCCTGGCCGGACCCCTGCCCCTGGCGGCCGCCACCACCATCCTGGCCTGCGCCATCACCGGGGGGGAAGCAGCGGGCCTGCTCTCCGTGTACGCCTCCTTCCAGCGGGTCCACGCACAACCCTCACCGGTGCGGCGAGAGGGCGTGGCCAGGAGGGCAGGCGCCAGGGCGCCTCTCCGGAAGGAGCAGCTGCCCGGAAGTAACGCTCATGCAGCGCGGCTCCGGGATGACCTGGGGACCATGGCCCGCTTCGCCTGGGCCTCCACCAGCGTGAGGCTAGTGGCCATGGCATCCGGCGCCATCAGCGCGGCCATGATCCCCGCCCTGCTGCGGGCGGCCGGCCACGCACCCGACCGGGCCCTGGCCCTGTACGGGCAGTTCGGAGGCATGGCGGCACAGATCGCCTTCTTCCCCGCCACCCTGGTGTGGGCCTTCACCTTCAACCTCACGCCCGGTCTCTCTGCCTGCCGCAGCCGGGGTGACACCCGTAGTGCCCCCCGCCTGGTGGAAGACTCCCTCTATCAGGCCTGGATGCTGGCCCTTCCCGCCGCCGCGTGCACCTTCCTGCTGGCGGAGCCGCTGTGCCGTTTCGCCTTCGGCACCGGGGAACCCGCCCTGCTCCTCATCATCCTCTCGGCAGTGGCACCCCTGGTCACCGTCGACCAGGTGATGACCGCCTCCCTGCACGGCTGGTCCGAACCGGGCCTGGCCTTCCGCAACTTCGCTGTGGGCGAAGTCATCAACCTGGGCCTCACCTACCTGCTGGTTCCCCGGTTGGGGCTGCCAGGGGCAGCGGTGGCCATCGGGGCCGGTACCCTGATCGAGGCCCTGTGGGACTGGCAGACCGTGGCCCGCCTGCTGGGGCGCCCGCCCTCCCTCCGCCGGCCGGCCGCGCGAGCCGGCCTTCCCGCCGCCCTGTCCGGCCTGGCGGCCTACCTGGCGCACCGGGCGGCTGTCCCCACCCTGGGCAACGCCGCCGCCACCCTGCTGGCCCTCGCCACCGCCACCCTGGTGGTAGTGGCCCTCGTCCGTCTCGCCCGCGATACCCGCCGCAGGCCTTGA
- a CDS encoding enoyl-CoA hydratase-related protein yields the protein MAYNNILVDREPPLLTVTVNRPPANALSRATIGEIRQAIDEAARDEEVRVVIITGTGHYIFIAGADVSEFPALDEHSGRELLESGHALFTAIETLPKPVIAAINGTCLGGGLELAMACDIRVAVESARFGQPEINLGIMPGWGGTQRLPRLIGKGRAMELLLTGDMIKGPEAQRIGLVNRVVPDGELMAQTRNLARKLAAQAPVAMATMKKVVFEGLGQPLPEALKTEVAGFLHLFGTEDAKEGISAFLGKRKPQFKGR from the coding sequence ATGGCGTACAACAACATCCTGGTTGATCGGGAACCGCCCCTGCTGACCGTCACGGTGAACCGGCCTCCCGCCAATGCTCTCAGCCGGGCCACCATCGGGGAGATCCGGCAGGCCATAGATGAGGCGGCGCGGGACGAGGAGGTGCGGGTGGTCATCATCACCGGCACCGGGCACTACATCTTCATCGCCGGAGCGGACGTCTCCGAGTTCCCCGCCCTCGATGAGCATTCGGGCCGCGAACTCCTCGAGAGCGGCCATGCCCTGTTCACCGCCATCGAGACCCTGCCCAAGCCCGTCATCGCCGCCATTAACGGCACCTGCCTGGGCGGGGGGCTGGAGCTGGCCATGGCCTGCGACATCCGGGTGGCGGTGGAGTCGGCCCGCTTCGGGCAGCCGGAGATCAACCTGGGCATCATGCCCGGGTGGGGTGGCACCCAGCGGCTGCCGCGCCTGATAGGCAAGGGGCGGGCCATGGAGTTGCTCCTCACCGGGGATATGATCAAGGGTCCCGAGGCCCAGCGTATCGGGCTGGTAAACCGGGTGGTGCCGGACGGGGAGCTGATGGCCCAGACCAGGAACCTGGCCCGCAAGCTGGCCGCCCAGGCGCCGGTGGCCATGGCCACCATGAAGAAGGTCGTGTTCGAGGGCTTGGGGCAACCCCTGCCCGAGGCCCTCAAGACGGAGGTGGCCGGGTTCCTGCACCTGTTTGGCACCGAGGACGCCAAGGAGGGAATCTCGGCCTTCCTGGGCAAGCGTAAGCCTCAGTTCAAGGGCCGCTGA
- the proC gene encoding pyrroline-5-carboxylate reductase → MLPEKWRRMGFIGAGSMAEAMVAGLLTAGVTFAPSIVVTNRSRQDRLDAMALRWGVRTTRSKAEVCASADVVVLATKPADIPAALGQLRGLVSPRHLVLSVVAGIPCGLVEESLGEGIPVIRAMPNTSCHVKESATAVARGRWAREEHQEVARTIFAAVGEVVTVPEEWLDAVTGLSGSGPAYVYLLMEALAEAGVEVGLSPEVSRLLTRQTVLGAARMVLETGEDPALLRRKVTSPNGTTMAALKVLEEMGFVAALREAVRRATARSREMGQELVPPQRGRRLLESAGA, encoded by the coding sequence ATGTTGCCGGAAAAGTGGCGGCGGATGGGTTTCATCGGAGCGGGCTCCATGGCCGAGGCCATGGTGGCCGGATTGCTGACGGCGGGGGTGACGTTTGCCCCCAGCATCGTGGTCACCAATCGCTCTCGCCAGGATCGGCTGGATGCCATGGCGTTGCGCTGGGGAGTGCGCACCACCCGGAGCAAGGCGGAGGTGTGCGCGTCGGCAGATGTGGTGGTGCTGGCCACCAAGCCGGCGGATATCCCCGCCGCCCTCGGACAGCTGAGGGGTCTGGTGAGTCCCCGCCACCTGGTGCTGTCGGTGGTGGCCGGCATCCCCTGTGGCCTGGTGGAGGAGAGCCTGGGTGAGGGTATCCCGGTGATCAGGGCCATGCCCAACACCTCCTGTCACGTGAAGGAATCGGCCACGGCCGTCGCCCGGGGGCGGTGGGCCCGGGAGGAGCACCAAGAGGTGGCCCGCACCATCTTCGCCGCTGTGGGAGAGGTGGTGACCGTGCCGGAAGAGTGGCTGGACGCGGTGACCGGGTTGAGCGGCAGCGGGCCCGCCTACGTGTACCTCCTCATGGAAGCCCTCGCCGAGGCGGGGGTGGAAGTGGGGTTGAGCCCAGAGGTGAGCCGCCTCCTCACCCGGCAGACGGTGCTGGGTGCCGCCCGCATGGTTCTGGAGACGGGGGAGGATCCCGCCCTGCTCCGCCGGAAGGTCACTTCGCCCAATGGCACCACCATGGCTGCCCTCAAGGTGCTGGAGGAGATGGGCTTCGTGGCTGCCCTCCGGGAAGCGGTGAGGCGGGCTACGGCCAGGTCGCGCGAGATGGGGCAGGAACTCGTTCCTCCCCAGCGGGGCAGGAGGCTGCTGGAGAGCGCGGGCGCCTGA
- a CDS encoding MBL fold metallo-hydrolase → MQDLIPAGVVSLRLPTPYPVGPVNCYLVQGQLPTLVDTGPPTEDAWAALVRFLEEQGLGTGRSWQVVITHAHPDHFGLGERLRSRFGVRMLAPRTASRWLAPGRAEEWEEFLAGFLPRAGVPGEVFRQLKKTRFGLADFQVESGPDGWLEPQTTVRMGDAEWEVVSLPGHSSCSTAFWRREDGTCLGGDALLLDAYGHSLIEPAPAGEGWYRSLTRQMESLERIRQLGVERVLPGHGEPVAAPASFAASRLRYLRGRTEAVGGLLMEGEKTPYQVCLNLYPHLSWVELMSGLWEVMGYLDLLEERGEAAKEEIGGKLYYRAL, encoded by the coding sequence GTGCAGGATCTCATCCCGGCCGGAGTGGTATCCCTGCGGCTGCCCACCCCCTACCCGGTGGGTCCGGTCAACTGCTACCTGGTTCAGGGCCAGTTGCCCACCCTGGTGGATACCGGTCCGCCCACCGAGGATGCCTGGGCTGCCCTGGTGCGCTTCCTGGAAGAGCAGGGGCTGGGCACCGGCCGGTCCTGGCAGGTGGTGATCACCCATGCTCACCCGGATCATTTCGGGCTGGGCGAGCGCCTGCGCAGCCGATTTGGAGTCAGGATGCTGGCTCCCCGGACAGCCTCTCGCTGGCTGGCACCGGGCAGGGCCGAGGAGTGGGAGGAGTTCCTTGCTGGCTTCTTGCCCCGGGCCGGGGTACCAGGCGAAGTCTTTCGCCAGCTGAAGAAGACCCGCTTCGGGCTGGCCGACTTCCAGGTGGAGTCGGGCCCGGACGGCTGGCTCGAACCCCAAACCACGGTCCGCATGGGGGACGCCGAGTGGGAGGTGGTGTCTCTTCCCGGTCACTCTTCCTGTTCCACGGCCTTCTGGCGCCGGGAGGATGGCACCTGCCTGGGCGGCGATGCTCTACTGCTTGACGCTTACGGTCACAGCCTGATCGAGCCCGCGCCTGCCGGAGAGGGATGGTACCGCAGCCTGACCCGGCAGATGGAAAGCCTGGAGCGCATCCGGCAGTTGGGGGTCGAGCGGGTGCTGCCGGGCCACGGGGAACCGGTCGCCGCACCTGCTTCGTTCGCCGCCTCTCGTCTGCGCTACCTGCGCGGACGCACGGAAGCGGTGGGGGGCCTGCTCATGGAGGGTGAAAAGACCCCCTACCAGGTATGTCTCAACCTGTACCCCCATCTGAGCTGGGTGGAGCTGATGTCGGGGCTGTGGGAGGTCATGGGGTACCTGGACCTGCTGGAAGAACGGGGGGAGGCGGCGAAGGAGGAAATCGGGGGAAAGCTTTACTACCGTGCCCTCTGA
- a CDS encoding DNA-3-methyladenine glycosylase: MPPATAGERLPREFYARHGLEVAPELLGTILVHQTPAGTTAGRIVEVEAYIGPGDRACHAFGSRRTRRNDVMWGPPGHAYVYFTYGMHHCLNVVCAQEGVPHAVLVRGMEPVAGVELMAARRGLASDDWHRLGAGPARLCQAMGITLAQNGADLVQGPLYIIRPAEAPVQAVACGPRIGIDYAEEARDYPWRFYVPGSPGVSHPGRTPRRSGRPQRAR, encoded by the coding sequence CTGCCGCCCGCTACCGCAGGGGAAAGGCTGCCCCGGGAGTTCTATGCCCGGCACGGGCTGGAAGTGGCGCCCGAACTCCTGGGCACGATCCTCGTCCACCAGACGCCCGCAGGGACGACGGCCGGCCGTATCGTCGAGGTAGAGGCGTACATCGGGCCCGGGGACCGGGCCTGTCACGCCTTCGGGAGCCGCCGCACCCGGCGCAACGACGTCATGTGGGGTCCCCCCGGCCACGCCTACGTCTACTTCACCTACGGGATGCACCACTGCCTCAACGTGGTATGCGCCCAGGAGGGAGTCCCCCACGCCGTCCTGGTGCGCGGGATGGAACCGGTGGCGGGCGTGGAACTGATGGCGGCCCGCCGGGGCCTGGCGAGCGACGACTGGCACCGGCTGGGGGCGGGGCCGGCCCGGCTCTGCCAGGCCATGGGTATTACCCTGGCGCAGAACGGGGCCGATCTGGTGCAGGGCCCCCTGTATATCATCCGGCCCGCAGAAGCGCCCGTGCAGGCCGTGGCGTGCGGCCCCCGCATAGGGATCGACTACGCTGAAGAGGCCCGGGATTACCCCTGGCGCTTCTATGTGCCGGGCAGCCCGGGAGTGTCGCACCCCGGAAGGACGCCGCGGCGAAGCGGGCGCCCTCAGAGGGCACGGTAG
- a CDS encoding 3-hydroxyacyl-CoA dehydrogenase family protein, translating to MYIFKAAVVGAGAMGAEIAQVISWSGLPVVLKDVDQAMLDRGVERIRGIYQRRVDRGRMSTAEMDQKMALVTPTLSYDGFGDVDLVVEAVPEKMDLKKRVFAELDRATPSTAILASNTSALSITEMAAATSRPQRVVGMHFFYPAAVMKLVEVIAGRETSEETLDTAVEFVESLRKLPVRVKECPGFLVNRILLAAMMQVIHFQHETGAPYEEVDAVVKEKAGVPMGPFSLADTLGLDVVLDVCRTLETLGPRFAAPAHFENMIKEGRLGVKSGQGFYTYTK from the coding sequence ATGTACATCTTCAAGGCGGCGGTGGTGGGGGCGGGGGCCATGGGGGCCGAGATCGCCCAGGTGATATCCTGGAGCGGCCTCCCCGTGGTACTCAAGGACGTTGACCAGGCCATGCTCGATCGCGGTGTGGAGCGCATCCGCGGCATCTACCAGCGCCGGGTGGACCGGGGACGCATGAGTACCGCCGAGATGGACCAGAAGATGGCCCTCGTCACCCCGACCCTGAGCTATGACGGGTTCGGGGACGTGGACCTGGTGGTGGAGGCCGTCCCCGAGAAGATGGACCTCAAGAAGCGGGTGTTCGCGGAGTTGGACCGGGCCACCCCCAGCACGGCCATCCTGGCCTCTAACACCTCCGCCCTCTCCATCACGGAGATGGCGGCGGCCACCTCCCGGCCCCAGCGGGTGGTGGGGATGCACTTCTTCTACCCGGCAGCGGTGATGAAGCTGGTGGAGGTCATCGCCGGCCGGGAGACCAGTGAGGAGACCCTCGACACGGCGGTGGAGTTCGTGGAAAGCCTGCGCAAGCTCCCCGTCCGGGTGAAGGAGTGCCCGGGCTTCCTGGTCAACCGCATCCTGCTGGCGGCCATGATGCAGGTGATCCACTTCCAGCACGAGACGGGAGCGCCCTACGAGGAAGTGGATGCCGTGGTGAAAGAGAAGGCGGGGGTGCCCATGGGCCCCTTCAGCCTGGCGGACACCCTGGGCCTGGACGTGGTGCTGGACGTGTGCAGGACCCTGGAGACCCTGGGCCCGCGTTTCGCTGCCCCCGCCCACTTCGAAAACATGATCAAAGAGGGCAGACTGGGGGTCAAGTCCGGTCAGGGGTTCTACACGTACACGAAGTAG
- a CDS encoding proline racemase family protein, whose translation MRARHLLYCMDYHHGQATRVVLAGLPFVPGADMAARQAFFRQHLDWVRSIVCAEPRGHTNMLGAVVLPPVRPDAHAGVIFLHPGGYFDMCGDSTFSAVTALVDSGMVPSREGEFEVRLDTVVGPVDARVRVTGGEVMEVTVANVPSYYLGPAQLRAGGRTVAAEVAYGGLAYAFVDAGAVDLVPLDRQPRAHLLDMGTALWEAARSVQVEGRQVDLVTVGERLPGPARFRVANFYAPATMGRTPSGTGISARLALLLARGELGRAGEVGRAAEVVHESILGLAFRARAREVRPGGQVVPEVTARSFLMGITHLVVKEDDPFPAGFQI comes from the coding sequence GTGCGGGCCAGGCACCTGCTCTACTGCATGGACTATCACCACGGCCAGGCCACCCGGGTGGTCCTGGCGGGGTTACCGTTCGTACCCGGGGCCGACATGGCCGCCCGGCAGGCTTTCTTCCGCCAGCACCTGGACTGGGTGCGGAGCATCGTGTGCGCGGAGCCGCGCGGGCACACCAACATGCTGGGGGCGGTGGTGCTGCCCCCCGTGAGGCCGGATGCCCACGCCGGGGTGATCTTCCTCCACCCGGGCGGGTACTTCGACATGTGTGGCGACAGTACGTTCAGCGCGGTCACCGCCCTGGTCGACAGCGGCATGGTGCCTTCCCGGGAGGGCGAGTTCGAGGTGCGGCTGGACACCGTGGTCGGGCCGGTGGACGCCCGCGTGCGGGTGACGGGCGGCGAGGTGATGGAGGTGACCGTCGCCAACGTCCCCTCGTACTACCTGGGCCCTGCCCAGCTGCGGGCAGGCGGGCGGACGGTGGCAGCGGAGGTGGCATACGGAGGGCTGGCGTACGCCTTCGTCGACGCCGGGGCGGTGGACCTGGTCCCTCTCGACCGGCAACCGCGCGCGCATCTCCTGGATATGGGAACCGCTCTCTGGGAGGCGGCCCGGTCGGTGCAGGTGGAGGGCCGCCAGGTTGACCTGGTGACGGTGGGGGAGCGCCTTCCCGGACCCGCGCGCTTCCGGGTAGCCAATTTTTACGCCCCAGCCACCATGGGCCGTACCCCGTCGGGGACGGGGATTTCAGCCCGGCTGGCCCTGCTCCTGGCCAGGGGGGAGCTGGGGCGTGCGGGGGAGGTGGGGCGAGCGGCGGAGGTGGTGCACGAGAGCATCCTGGGGCTGGCCTTCCGGGCCCGCGCCCGGGAAGTGCGCCCGGGTGGGCAGGTGGTGCCGGAGGTGACGGCCCGATCTTTCCTCATGGGCATAACCCACCTGGTGGTCAAGGAGGATGATCCTTTCCCGGCCGGCTTCCAGATCTGA
- a CDS encoding arginine deiminase family protein produces MGLGERSPIAGPERPAPFGLRSETGYLAGVLVHRPGEEVEEMDERYPWRWICDAKPDLGRAQGEHDTMADYLRRAGAEVYYLDDWEPKTRVPVNEWFTRDHGFMTPYGAFIAYCDFPRQGEEEFVVRRLVHLGIPVVARVYGQGRMEGGDIIYLDEKTLLVGQSYRTNREGFRQIQRVMEGTMVDRVIPVPLHREVMHLDTVFNVAGEGIAAAYLPALPEEFLDFVERRGYEVISIPPEEYPTLASNWLCVGPRKVIFVDGETRNLQTRKELEKRGVEVMPFVMPELLKGAGGPRCMTFPLYRWREDVR; encoded by the coding sequence ATGGGGTTGGGAGAGCGGAGTCCCATTGCGGGCCCGGAGCGGCCGGCACCCTTCGGCCTGCGCAGCGAGACCGGGTACCTGGCGGGAGTGCTGGTGCACCGTCCGGGGGAAGAAGTGGAAGAGATGGACGAGCGCTACCCCTGGAGGTGGATATGTGACGCCAAGCCGGACCTGGGGCGAGCCCAGGGCGAGCACGACACCATGGCGGACTACTTGCGGCGGGCGGGGGCCGAGGTGTACTACCTGGACGACTGGGAGCCCAAAACCAGAGTCCCCGTCAACGAGTGGTTCACCCGGGACCACGGCTTCATGACGCCGTATGGGGCATTCATCGCTTACTGCGATTTCCCCCGGCAGGGCGAAGAGGAGTTCGTGGTGAGACGGCTGGTCCACCTGGGCATCCCCGTGGTGGCCCGCGTTTACGGACAGGGCCGTATGGAGGGCGGGGACATCATCTACCTGGACGAGAAGACGCTGCTGGTGGGGCAGAGCTACCGCACCAACCGGGAGGGGTTCCGCCAGATCCAGCGGGTGATGGAGGGCACCATGGTGGATCGGGTCATCCCCGTGCCCCTGCACCGGGAGGTGATGCACCTGGACACGGTGTTCAACGTCGCCGGCGAGGGGATTGCCGCCGCGTACCTCCCGGCGCTCCCGGAGGAATTCCTGGATTTCGTGGAGCGCAGGGGGTACGAGGTCATCAGCATCCCGCCCGAGGAGTATCCCACCCTGGCCAGCAACTGGCTGTGTGTGGGCCCGCGCAAGGTGATCTTCGTGGATGGGGAGACCAGGAATCTTCAGACGCGCAAAGAACTGGAGAAGCGGGGAGTAGAGGTCATGCCCTTCGTGATGCCCGAGTTGCTCAAGGGGGCGGGAGGACCCCGGTGCATGACCTTTCCGCTGTACCGCTGGCGGGAGGACGTACGCTGA